From Rutidosis leptorrhynchoides isolate AG116_Rl617_1_P2 chromosome 3, CSIRO_AGI_Rlap_v1, whole genome shotgun sequence, a single genomic window includes:
- the LOC139897177 gene encoding phosphatidylinositol N-acetylglucosaminyltransferase subunit P-like isoform X3 — protein sequence MEDQRSFNSPRRTLSYSRNRGATFSVFETDNKAASGVGVSGEHGPNPSEVYGFVGAISTVVATVWAYVPDPWLHSIGIFYYPSKYWALALPAYASVALATMFLFYVGLNFMATPAPTSLNSIYDENSKDPVWFDPALKEDDRPIEPYSDIGIDQINELMFKDWK from the exons ATGGAAGATCAACGGTCTTTTAATAGCCCTAGAAGAACCCTTAGTTATTCTAGAAACAGGGGAGCAACTTTCTCTGTTTTTGAAACAGACAACAAGGCTGCTTCTGGTGTTGGTGTTTCAGGAGAGCATGGTCCTAACCCTTCTGAAGTTTACGGTTTTGTAGGAGCTATTTCAACTGTTGTGGCTACAG TATGGGCGTACGTTCCTGATCCCTGGTTACATTCTATTGGGATCTTCTACTATCCTAGCAA GTACTGGGCTTTGGCACTTCCTGCTTACGCGAGTGTCGCATTAGCAACTATGTTTTTGTTCTACGTTGGCCTCAACTTTATGGCAACTCCAGCTCCGACATCTCTAAATTCTATTTATG ATGAAAATAGCAAAGATCCTGTTTGGTTTGATCCTGCGTTAAAAGAGGATGATCGACCCATAGAGCCTTACTCTGATATCGGAATTGACCAAATTAATGAGCTGATGTTCAAAGATTGGAAATGA
- the LOC139897177 gene encoding phosphatidylinositol N-acetylglucosaminyltransferase subunit P-like isoform X2, whose product MEDQRSFNSPRRTLSYSRNRGATFSVFETDNKAASGVGVSGEHGPNPSEVYGFVGAISTVVATVIFLVWAYVPDPWLHSIGIFYYPSKYWALALPAYASVALATMFLFYVGLNFMATPAPTSLNSIYDENSKDPVWFDPALKEDDRPIEPYSDIGIDQINELMFKDWK is encoded by the exons ATGGAAGATCAACGGTCTTTTAATAGCCCTAGAAGAACCCTTAGTTATTCTAGAAACAGGGGAGCAACTTTCTCTGTTTTTGAAACAGACAACAAGGCTGCTTCTGGTGTTGGTGTTTCAGGAGAGCATGGTCCTAACCCTTCTGAAGTTTACGGTTTTGTAGGAGCTATTTCAACTGTTGTGGCTACAG TTATTTTTTTAGTATGGGCGTACGTTCCTGATCCCTGGTTACATTCTATTGGGATCTTCTACTATCCTAGCAA GTACTGGGCTTTGGCACTTCCTGCTTACGCGAGTGTCGCATTAGCAACTATGTTTTTGTTCTACGTTGGCCTCAACTTTATGGCAACTCCAGCTCCGACATCTCTAAATTCTATTTATG ATGAAAATAGCAAAGATCCTGTTTGGTTTGATCCTGCGTTAAAAGAGGATGATCGACCCATAGAGCCTTACTCTGATATCGGAATTGACCAAATTAATGAGCTGATGTTCAAAGATTGGAAATGA
- the LOC139897177 gene encoding serine/threonine-protein kinase 12-like isoform X1, with product MTTRHIILCYFNFYSKVKFWFAMDTSTPDPPSSPSMQLQKPDSDGPYRLLYCSNKGNKWGVMQELDKGVEPNVGDYDKRTALHLAACGGSTEIVLLLLEKGADANSMDRWGRTPLSDARSLGHLEICNILQAHGGVDPLALDSQTPCYQIHYKEVHLKTAVLIGEGAYGEVYKVKWRGTEVAAKTIRSSIASNEKVRKAFLKELALWQKLRHPNIVQFLGVLKDSDRLIFLTEYLKNGSLYDILKKKGKLDPLTAISYALDIARGMNYLHHHKPHAIIHRDLTPRNVLQDEAGRLKVTDFGLSKIAQEKDVYGYKMTGGTGSYRYMAPEVYRRESYGKSVDVFSFALIVHEMFQGGPSNREEPPEHVADKRAYEDSRPPLYSYLYPEPVRMLLRRCWHRNPDARPKFEDIIIELEKILVDIQSKVDTGFCHSCVIS from the exons ATGACTACAAGGCATATCATATTATGCTATTTCAATTTTTACAG CAAGGTAAAATTTTGGTTTGCTATGGACACTTCAACACCTGATCCACCATCATCACCTTCCATG CAACTGCAAAAACCAGATTCAGACGGTCCATATCGGCTTCTTTATTGCTCAAATAAGGGCAACAAATGGGGTGTTATGCAAGAGCTTGATAAAGGAGTTGAACCAAACGTCGGGGATTACGATAAAAGAACCGCACTTCACCTAGCTGCTTGTGGAGGAAGTACTGAAATCGTTCTCCTACTACTTGAAAAAGGAGCCGATGCCAACTCTATGGACCGTTGGGGTCGCACC CCACTTTCGGATGCACGCAGCTTAGGCCACTTGGAGATTTGCAATATACTCCAGGCACATGGAGGAGTTGATCCA CTTGCGCTCGATTCTCAGACTCCGTGTTACCAGATTCATTACAAGGAAGTTCATTTGAAAACAGCAGTTCTTATCGGAGAA GGTGCGTACGGTGAAGTTTATAAAGTAAAATGGCGTGGTACAGAAGTCGCTGCAAAGACAATCCGGTCTTCAATTGCATCTAACGAGAAAGTGAG GAAAGCATTTTTGAAGGAACTAGCATTATGGCAAAAGTTGCGCCACCCGAACATAGTCCAGTTTTTGGGTGTTCTGAAGGACTCGGACCGCCTGATTTTTCTAACAGAATATCTAAAAAAT GGCAGTTTGTATGATATTTTAAAAAAGAAAGGGAAACTTGATCCATTAACTGCTATTTCTTATGCTTTGGATATTGCTAG GGGTATgaattatcttcatcatcataaaCCGCATGCGATCATTCACAGGGACTTGACCCCAAG AAATGTACTGCAAGATGAAGCTGGGCGTCTTAAAGTAACAGACTTTGGGTTGAGCAAAATTGCACAGGAGAAAGATGTTTATGGCTACAAAATGACCGGAGGAACTGGATCAT ATCGATATATGGCTCCTGAAGTATATCGTCGGGAATCGTATGGAAAAAGTGTTGATGTTTTCTCGTTTGCTTTGATTGTTCATGAA ATGTTTCAGGGGGGACCATCTAATAGAGAAGAGCCACCAGAGCATGTGGCTGATAAACGAGCGTACGAGGACTCAAGGCCACCGTTATATTCGTATTTATATCCTGAACCTGTGAGAAT GCTTCTTAGAAGATGTTGGCATCGCAATCCTGATGCAAGGCCGAAGTTTGAAGACATAATAATAGAACTTGAGAAGATTTTGGTGGATATACAAAGCAAGGTGGACACTGGATTTTGTCACAGTTGTGTAATATCATGA